A stretch of Aureispira sp. CCB-E DNA encodes these proteins:
- a CDS encoding response regulator transcription factor — MNLESTTIQLAIVDDEQLIVKLLEGFFSQQQATTVALSAFGGKDFLQQLATQTTPIDIVLLDLKMKDMDGIEVATILKDNYPNIHVIVISSHYQKSFMGYMLKTGVSAFLPKGILPQQLLEIVKTVHQKGFYFLPEQIEVMRTQIAPKAPRPKLTLQTTLTNREKEILELICHQKTAQEIADKLFITKRTVEGHKNNLLSKVGVKNTAGLIIYAIKEKIVDINSLNVL; from the coding sequence ATGAATTTAGAATCTACCACTATTCAATTAGCAATTGTCGATGATGAACAACTAATCGTAAAACTATTAGAAGGCTTTTTTTCTCAACAACAAGCAACCACTGTAGCACTTTCTGCTTTTGGGGGCAAAGACTTTTTGCAGCAATTAGCCACACAAACGACTCCTATTGATATTGTTCTACTTGATTTAAAGATGAAAGATATGGATGGTATTGAAGTTGCTACCATACTAAAAGACAACTACCCCAATATTCATGTTATCGTCATTTCTTCTCACTACCAAAAGTCCTTTATGGGCTATATGCTAAAAACAGGTGTTAGTGCTTTTTTGCCTAAGGGAATTTTGCCACAACAACTTTTGGAAATTGTAAAGACAGTTCATCAAAAAGGCTTTTATTTCTTACCTGAGCAAATCGAAGTAATGCGTACTCAAATTGCTCCCAAAGCCCCTAGACCAAAACTGACACTGCAAACAACGCTAACTAACAGAGAAAAAGAAATTTTGGAATTGATTTGCCACCAAAAAACAGCTCAAGAAATTGCTGACAAACTTTTTATTACCAAACGAACCGTTGAGGGGCATAAGAACAACTTGTTATCTAAAGTAGGGGTTAAAAATACAGCAGGACTGATTATTTATGCTATTAAAGAAAAAATCGTTGATATCAATTCTCTCAATGTGTTGTAA
- a CDS encoding UDP-2,3-diacylglucosamine diphosphatase produces MKKIYFASDFHIGVPTPEASRLREQKILRWLNRIEHDAKAIFLVGDIFDFWFEYKTVVPKGAIRLLGKIAELSDRGIDIHFFVGNHDIWMFDYFPNELGVTVHHHPIQLELGGKYFFIGHGDGLGPEDYGYKRLKKIFTNRFCQWLFGWLHPDIGMRIANRSSSASRTAQIEPEYFLGKDKEWLLLYANYKIKQLPFIDYFIFGHRHLPLDILLDNQHSRYINLGEWFNQCTYAEFDGQELHLKAFENPSFKITTIR; encoded by the coding sequence ATGAAAAAAATTTATTTTGCGTCCGATTTTCACATTGGGGTACCAACCCCCGAAGCAAGCAGACTTCGAGAACAAAAAATTTTACGTTGGCTAAATAGGATTGAGCATGATGCAAAAGCAATTTTTTTAGTTGGAGACATCTTTGATTTTTGGTTTGAATATAAAACAGTTGTTCCTAAAGGAGCCATTCGCCTACTGGGAAAAATAGCTGAGTTAAGTGATCGGGGCATTGATATTCACTTTTTTGTTGGTAATCACGATATTTGGATGTTTGACTACTTTCCCAATGAGTTAGGAGTAACCGTACACCACCACCCCATTCAGTTGGAGTTAGGTGGCAAGTATTTTTTCATAGGGCACGGCGATGGTTTAGGTCCAGAAGATTATGGCTACAAACGACTAAAAAAAATCTTTACCAATCGATTCTGCCAATGGCTTTTTGGATGGCTGCACCCTGACATAGGCATGCGCATTGCCAACCGTTCGTCTTCAGCTAGTCGTACCGCACAAATAGAGCCTGAGTATTTTTTAGGAAAAGATAAGGAATGGTTGTTGCTATATGCTAATTATAAAATCAAACAATTGCCCTTTATAGATTACTTTATTTTTGGCCATCGACATTTGCCCTTAGATATTTTACTAGACAACCAGCACAGTCGTTATATCAATTTAGGAGAATGGTTCAACCAATGTACCTATGCAGAATTTGATGGGCAAGAACTGCATTTAAAAGCATTTGAGAATCCTTCTTTTAAGATAACCACCATTCGTTAA
- a CDS encoding peptidylprolyl isomerase, giving the protein MHKQVYLLLLIGLLISACGSPTADSTEEEDTIATLPRPKVSITTQYGEMIIELFNETPKHRDNFLKLAREGFYDGLLFHRVQPNFMIQGGDPDSRDSVPPEQYLGMGNAEHRIPAEISTKFIMRQGALCGFHKGIGHHPDKSSNGSQFMIIHGQPLKQYQVKELSLKTKVDYTPEQIELYEMYGGTPQYDNMYTIFGQVIKGMPVLEKIVSAKTYRSIEPTWPDRPVEDIRMVVKVIDAPSTAS; this is encoded by the coding sequence ATGCACAAACAAGTTTATTTATTGCTATTAATCGGTCTTTTGATAAGTGCCTGTGGTTCTCCTACTGCTGACTCCACAGAAGAAGAAGATACTATTGCCACACTTCCTAGACCCAAAGTCTCCATTACAACACAATATGGGGAGATGATTATTGAATTATTTAATGAAACCCCCAAGCACCGAGATAATTTCTTAAAACTAGCTCGAGAAGGTTTTTACGATGGGCTACTGTTTCATCGAGTACAACCCAATTTTATGATTCAAGGAGGGGACCCCGACTCTAGAGATTCTGTCCCACCAGAACAGTATCTTGGCATGGGGAACGCTGAGCATCGTATCCCTGCTGAAATATCGACCAAATTTATCATGCGCCAAGGTGCTTTGTGTGGTTTTCATAAAGGCATTGGGCACCACCCCGATAAGTCTTCTAATGGCTCCCAGTTTATGATTATTCATGGGCAACCTCTTAAACAATATCAAGTAAAGGAGTTATCATTAAAAACAAAAGTCGATTACACGCCCGAACAAATCGAGCTTTACGAAATGTATGGTGGTACACCGCAATACGATAATATGTATACGATATTTGGGCAAGTGATAAAAGGTATGCCTGTCTTAGAAAAAATCGTATCTGCCAAAACCTATCGCTCTATTGAACCAACTTGGCCTGATCGTCCAGTAGAAGATATTCGCATGGTTGTAAAAGTCATTGATGCTCCTTCAACAGCATCGTAA
- a CDS encoding ATP-binding protein translates to MAAWQNPENFALWLSIVFAFVIALIGTFVYFTRLYFVRILREQQKLQKTIVAHQQQLLEDSILVQERERNRIAADLHDDLISKLNISLLSLHTTPNLDDLSTMLQDSIILARRISHDLSPPLLEQSNLYELLEGFLDPIQEHLKINLSYSCTIEKDLSNPTKLQIFRIAQEVINNILKHAQSTTLNIHLHQGKYFVGLKIIDNGIGFDINQNTQGLGLKNITLRSQSLKGVFRFNSKPQQGSSFLFFKKHHI, encoded by the coding sequence ATGGCAGCATGGCAAAACCCAGAAAACTTCGCCCTATGGTTGAGTATTGTATTCGCTTTCGTCATAGCCCTAATTGGAACATTTGTCTATTTCACTAGGCTCTATTTCGTTCGGATATTAAGAGAACAACAGAAACTACAAAAAACCATTGTTGCCCATCAACAGCAGTTGTTGGAAGATAGCATTCTGGTGCAAGAACGAGAACGCAATCGAATTGCTGCCGACCTGCACGACGATTTGATTTCTAAACTTAATATTTCTTTATTAAGCCTACATACTACGCCCAACTTAGACGATCTTAGCACTATGTTGCAAGATAGTATTATTTTAGCAAGACGCATTTCACACGACCTAAGTCCGCCCCTATTGGAGCAAAGCAATTTGTATGAGCTATTAGAGGGCTTTCTAGATCCCATACAAGAACATCTTAAAATCAATTTATCCTACTCGTGTACAATAGAAAAAGACTTGTCTAATCCTACTAAATTGCAAATTTTTAGAATTGCTCAAGAGGTTATTAATAATATTCTAAAACATGCCCAATCGACTACCTTAAACATTCATTTGCATCAAGGAAAATATTTTGTTGGGCTAAAAATTATAGATAATGGAATTGGGTTTGATATCAATCAGAACACACAAGGTCTCGGTTTAAAAAATATCACACTTAGAAGTCAAAGCTTGAAAGGAGTATTCCGATTTAACTCTAAGCCTCAGCAAGGGAGTTCTTTTTTATTTTTCAAAAAACACCATATATGA
- a CDS encoding lipase family protein — protein MTPTYSREQQIYSLSFSTNSAFGLSWPQSDCKSGMAAMQSYVTKVSKDVLAQTTTLIGTWNSVWGPVVYAQNPTSNSVHADNTMGAYYNPSEQLLVISIAGTNSISTYGWLVQDFSVNSLVEWESITGVSYSGHIAKGTSIGLQILLSMKDDTGNTLLESLRSYIASNTIPTGIEIAVTGHSLGGALAPTLALYLSDKKATWDPSNKAQLSTYPTAGPTPGDKDFATYYQKQIKANKIAYHSKYNTIDVVPHAWQRSDLAQIPTFYEQHIKPSSADTPNQSILGSLVTLASFIAMADKIVVVPHKNPYQQIQPSTPLQGTFDNSVDLKAIAAIAFVSALNLPKNLKDAYLPVISQFTRFVAQAATQHTTAYYPLLDIVNFMTAYKNIINNNKPKDSTVLTPDELAIKDTLKVDLNEIEVADLVLAYQQNKAPNDSE, from the coding sequence ATGACTCCTACTTATTCTAGAGAACAACAAATTTATAGCCTTTCTTTTTCGACCAATTCTGCCTTTGGGCTATCTTGGCCGCAAAGTGATTGTAAAAGTGGTATGGCTGCTATGCAGTCCTATGTAACCAAAGTATCCAAAGATGTTCTTGCCCAAACAACGACACTCATTGGAACATGGAATTCCGTTTGGGGACCTGTTGTTTATGCTCAAAATCCTACCTCCAACTCTGTTCATGCAGACAATACAATGGGTGCCTACTACAATCCATCAGAGCAACTGTTGGTAATTTCTATTGCTGGTACCAATTCTATCTCGACCTATGGTTGGTTGGTTCAAGACTTCTCAGTCAATAGTTTGGTAGAATGGGAATCCATCACTGGTGTTTCCTACTCTGGGCACATTGCCAAAGGCACCAGTATTGGTTTACAAATTTTATTGAGTATGAAAGATGATACGGGCAATACGCTCCTAGAAAGTTTGCGCTCGTATATTGCAAGTAATACGATTCCAACGGGTATAGAAATAGCTGTTACGGGGCATAGCCTAGGAGGTGCCCTAGCCCCAACATTAGCTCTTTACCTATCAGACAAAAAAGCAACTTGGGACCCTTCCAATAAGGCACAGCTCTCCACTTATCCAACTGCTGGTCCGACTCCTGGCGACAAGGACTTTGCCACCTATTATCAAAAACAAATCAAAGCCAATAAAATCGCTTATCATAGCAAATACAACACGATTGATGTTGTTCCACACGCATGGCAAAGAAGTGACCTAGCTCAAATTCCAACTTTTTATGAGCAACATATAAAACCTTCTAGTGCGGATACACCCAATCAATCTATTTTAGGCAGCCTTGTGACACTTGCTTCTTTTATCGCTATGGCAGACAAAATTGTGGTTGTTCCCCACAAAAATCCCTATCAGCAAATTCAACCTTCGACTCCTTTGCAAGGAACATTTGACAATTCAGTCGATTTAAAAGCTATTGCAGCCATTGCCTTTGTCAGTGCTTTGAACTTACCAAAAAATCTAAAAGATGCCTACTTACCAGTGATTAGTCAATTCACTCGTTTTGTAGCTCAGGCTGCCACACAACACACAACAGCCTATTACCCCTTATTAGACATTGTCAATTTTATGACAGCTTATAAAAATATTATTAATAACAACAAACCAAAAGACAGTACAGTTTTAACTCCTGACGAACTTGCCATCAAAGATACCCTCAAAGTAGATCTGAATGAGATAGAAGTAGCTGACTTAGTGCTCGCTTATCAGCAAAACAAAGCTCCAAACGATTCTGAATAA
- a CDS encoding PatA/PatG family cyanobactin maturation protease has translation MKSDSTSTSSIPNSGLATPKTSSLNDLLPDLDRLWNQTKGDPSICIAVLDSAIDQQHACFASSNLSIINTADSSDQLLSEHGTSVASIIFSQDVELQGIAPLCRGIGISIYAEKDQQLQPTSQMKLAQCIELAIAEGAEIINISGGQFSNSSVADLLLSKVLKKCQDKGILVVAAAGNDGCECLHLPAAEPSVLAVGAMDHNQQPSDFSNWGKAYQRNGLLFPGNNIPVAIFENKFSHKSGTSYATPIASGIVALLLSLSRQQNLSHTAQDIFHLLLQSATKCDANQQDNCEKTLVGTINIAAALQVILGDQLSPSQINNLKSSTSNHFINSNQTKEIMLENNQGIEVAEVNLSANIPTSLDQQPTAPETVSTNQGITPSCGENKSCGCNSGKSKAIENVYTIGTLSYTFQSTSRQNAFDQAMGDRKSINNAKDVISFLKKNPEKSEDLLWIVKLDETPIYAVHPVGGYVRETYEQLREALDDLHDGKIHRISIPGIIAGSVTLMNGLSVPVLVPVGHQMYGWKTTDIASEELSAGALGNFLDRIYYELRNTGRTPEERAINFAATNAWQAEQVFSSTAKEGMELLSIDVARSPICEPNSDCWDVKLTFFTPSDTDKAKLVFRFTIDVSYAIPVSIGEVRSWSTY, from the coding sequence ATGAAGAGCGATTCCACCTCGACTTCGAGTATTCCCAACTCAGGTCTAGCGACACCCAAAACTAGTTCCCTTAATGACTTACTCCCTGATCTTGATCGTTTGTGGAACCAAACCAAGGGAGATCCTTCCATTTGTATTGCAGTCTTAGACAGTGCAATAGATCAACAACATGCTTGTTTTGCCAGTTCTAATCTATCCATAATCAATACAGCTGATTCTAGCGATCAGTTGCTCTCAGAACATGGCACAAGTGTTGCCAGTATTATTTTTAGCCAAGATGTGGAATTACAAGGTATTGCTCCTCTATGCCGAGGAATTGGCATTAGCATATATGCCGAAAAAGACCAACAGTTGCAGCCTACCTCCCAGATGAAGCTAGCGCAATGTATAGAGCTTGCCATAGCAGAAGGAGCAGAAATTATCAATATCAGTGGAGGGCAGTTCTCTAATTCCAGCGTAGCGGATTTATTGCTATCCAAAGTCCTAAAAAAATGCCAAGACAAAGGCATATTAGTTGTTGCAGCAGCAGGCAATGATGGTTGTGAGTGTTTGCATCTGCCAGCGGCAGAACCTTCTGTCTTAGCAGTAGGCGCAATGGATCACAACCAACAGCCCTCTGATTTTAGCAATTGGGGCAAAGCCTATCAAAGAAATGGATTGCTTTTTCCAGGTAACAATATCCCTGTTGCGATTTTTGAGAATAAATTTAGTCACAAATCAGGTACCAGTTATGCCACTCCTATTGCATCGGGTATCGTTGCGCTGCTTCTCAGTCTTTCACGACAACAAAATCTATCTCACACAGCACAAGACATTTTTCATCTACTACTACAATCGGCTACTAAATGCGATGCTAACCAACAAGACAACTGCGAAAAAACGCTTGTTGGTACCATCAATATTGCAGCAGCCCTCCAAGTAATTCTAGGAGATCAACTATCGCCTAGTCAGATTAATAATCTAAAATCATCAACTTCCAACCATTTTATTAATTCAAATCAAACAAAAGAAATCATGTTAGAAAACAATCAAGGCATCGAAGTAGCAGAAGTCAATTTATCTGCTAATATCCCAACTTCTCTAGACCAACAACCAACAGCTCCAGAAACAGTTTCTACCAATCAAGGTATCACACCATCTTGTGGCGAAAACAAATCGTGTGGATGTAACAGTGGAAAAAGCAAAGCCATTGAAAATGTTTATACCATAGGAACCTTGAGTTACACCTTCCAGAGCACCTCTAGACAAAATGCATTTGACCAAGCAATGGGAGACAGAAAAAGCATCAACAACGCCAAAGATGTTATTTCTTTTTTGAAAAAAAATCCAGAAAAATCAGAAGATCTGCTTTGGATTGTCAAATTGGACGAAACACCAATCTATGCGGTTCATCCTGTTGGAGGATATGTTCGAGAAACGTACGAACAGCTTCGTGAAGCACTAGACGATTTACACGATGGCAAAATCCACCGCATATCTATTCCTGGAATCATAGCGGGGTCAGTTACCTTGATGAATGGATTATCAGTTCCTGTTTTAGTTCCTGTAGGTCATCAAATGTATGGTTGGAAAACTACAGACATTGCATCCGAAGAACTAAGTGCTGGAGCTTTAGGAAACTTCCTAGATCGTATCTATTATGAATTGAGAAACACAGGCAGAACCCCAGAAGAACGTGCCATCAACTTCGCAGCAACCAATGCTTGGCAAGCAGAACAAGTCTTTTCGTCTACAGCCAAAGAAGGGATGGAATTGCTTTCTATTGATGTAGCTCGTAGTCCTATTTGCGAGCCAAACTCAGATTGTTGGGATGTCAAATTAACCTTCTTTACGCCTTCTGATACAGATAAAGCAAAATTGGTCTTCCGATTTACAATTGATGTCAGTTATGCGATCCCTGTATCTATTGGTGAAGTTCGCTCTTGGTCTACCTACTAA
- the mfd gene encoding transcription-repair coupling factor, whose product MNLEQLFKQYTTDSRSTQIATALNQTKRPTLQLKGLVGAQPAFVISAINQMSQKPFLVIASDKEEAAYWQNDITSLLPKKREALFFPDSYRRPMGFDKLDRTNVLQRTETVSKLVEHPNAPAVVVTYPEALFEKVVAPSNLKDAAIEIKVGTELDVPFLVEILVEYGFSRVDFVYEPGQFSVRGGIIDIYSYGNEHPYRVELFDVEVESIRTFDPTSQLSTRKIAFVTIVPNVNTEFEAQQKVSLLEVLPSETAVWVANGQMLLDKLQICFEKSSEFNLTEDEVVTKSREEEALLLKGAAFLYPREVVGALQQYSVLELSNETLLEPTTVINYKTAPQPSFNKNFKVLIQNLTENTEKGITNYIFAENSKQIERFYSIFEDMEVQINWHAVPNAIHQGFVDHHLKVAAYTDHQIFERYHRSRLRQGFDKNTALKIKALSELKPGDYVTHIDHGVGRYGGLEKIELQGKEQEAVKLVYKDNDILYVGIQSLHKISKFTGKEGTSPSIHKLGSNAWANTKRKTKKKIKELAFDLIKLYAKRKSTQGIEFPADSYLQNELEASFIYEDTPDQAKATQEVKEDMMKPYPMDRLICGDVGFGKTEIAVRAAFKAVVAGKQVAVLVPTTILALQHAQTFRERLRKFDVKVEYINRFRTSKEKTAIYKALEAGDIDLLIGTHAILNKKVKFKDLGLLIVDEEQKFGVGAKEKLRNMRVNVDTLTLTATPIPRTLQFSLMAARDLSVINTPPPNRQPIETEVRVFSGDMIKEAIENEVNRGGQVFFVHNRVQSLADMASMIKQLCPNTDIAMAHGKMDATALEQTLMDFIKGYYEVLVCTNIIETGLDISNANTIIINNAHHFGLSDLHQLRGRVGRSNKKAYCYLLAPPLSTLTSDARKRLQVVEQFSELGSGFNIAMRDLDIRGAGNMLGGEQSGFVMNMGYETYQKILNEAIQELKQTDYKDLFKEELEQKREFVQDVNIESDLDLMIPDEYVVSIQERLSLYQELNKIENEAGIAKFKAMLEDRFGQIPKAVNNLFEAIRIRWKAKGLGFERIMLKNRKLRCYFLSDQQSSFFDSDFFGTLLAYIQKKSDHRFFLKQSTRYLMLVCENVKNFQETYQILERLEKEVLEVVELKKVE is encoded by the coding sequence ATGAATTTAGAGCAACTTTTTAAGCAATATACAACGGATTCTCGCAGTACCCAAATAGCCACTGCACTGAATCAAACAAAACGTCCAACTTTACAACTAAAAGGATTGGTAGGGGCGCAACCTGCCTTTGTAATATCTGCGATTAATCAAATGAGTCAAAAGCCTTTTTTAGTTATTGCCTCAGACAAAGAAGAAGCAGCGTATTGGCAGAATGACATTACTTCTTTGTTGCCTAAAAAAAGAGAAGCACTTTTTTTCCCAGACTCTTATCGCCGTCCAATGGGATTCGATAAACTAGATCGAACCAATGTTTTGCAACGAACAGAAACAGTAAGTAAGTTGGTTGAGCATCCTAATGCGCCTGCCGTTGTGGTTACTTATCCTGAAGCTTTATTTGAAAAAGTAGTAGCTCCTTCTAATTTAAAGGATGCAGCTATTGAAATTAAAGTAGGAACAGAATTGGATGTGCCTTTCTTAGTCGAAATACTGGTTGAATATGGCTTTTCAAGAGTTGATTTTGTGTATGAACCGGGGCAGTTTTCTGTGCGTGGAGGGATTATTGATATTTATTCTTATGGCAATGAGCATCCGTATCGAGTAGAGTTGTTTGATGTAGAGGTCGAGAGTATTCGAACGTTTGATCCAACCTCTCAATTATCTACGCGCAAGATTGCCTTTGTAACGATTGTGCCCAATGTGAATACAGAGTTTGAAGCCCAGCAAAAAGTTTCTTTATTGGAAGTGCTTCCCTCAGAAACGGCTGTTTGGGTAGCCAACGGGCAAATGTTATTGGATAAGTTGCAAATCTGTTTTGAAAAATCGTCAGAATTTAATTTAACAGAGGATGAAGTCGTGACTAAATCTCGAGAAGAAGAAGCATTGTTGCTCAAAGGTGCCGCATTTTTGTACCCACGAGAAGTTGTTGGAGCATTGCAGCAGTATTCTGTCTTAGAGTTGAGCAACGAGACGCTTTTGGAGCCAACAACAGTTATTAATTACAAAACAGCACCACAGCCAAGTTTTAATAAAAACTTTAAGGTGCTCATCCAGAATCTAACAGAAAATACAGAGAAAGGCATTACCAACTATATTTTTGCAGAGAACAGCAAGCAAATTGAGCGTTTCTATAGTATTTTTGAAGATATGGAGGTGCAGATCAATTGGCATGCAGTTCCCAATGCCATCCACCAAGGTTTTGTTGATCATCACTTAAAAGTTGCTGCTTATACCGATCATCAAATATTTGAACGCTACCATCGTTCTCGTTTGCGTCAAGGGTTCGACAAAAATACAGCCTTAAAAATAAAAGCACTTAGTGAGTTAAAACCTGGGGATTATGTGACGCATATTGACCATGGTGTAGGGCGTTATGGTGGATTAGAAAAAATTGAATTGCAAGGAAAAGAACAAGAGGCAGTTAAGTTGGTTTATAAGGATAATGACATTCTATATGTTGGTATTCAATCCCTACACAAAATCTCTAAATTTACAGGAAAAGAAGGGACTTCTCCTAGTATTCATAAATTGGGTTCCAATGCTTGGGCAAATACGAAGCGCAAGACCAAGAAGAAGATCAAAGAATTGGCTTTTGATTTGATTAAATTGTATGCCAAACGAAAGTCTACGCAAGGAATTGAGTTTCCTGCCGATAGCTATTTGCAAAATGAACTAGAGGCTTCTTTTATTTATGAAGATACCCCTGATCAAGCCAAAGCAACACAGGAAGTTAAAGAGGATATGATGAAACCTTATCCAATGGATCGCTTAATCTGTGGTGATGTTGGATTTGGTAAAACAGAAATTGCCGTTCGTGCTGCTTTTAAAGCTGTTGTTGCTGGCAAACAGGTTGCCGTTTTAGTTCCAACAACTATATTGGCTTTGCAGCATGCACAAACATTTCGAGAACGCCTCCGAAAGTTTGATGTAAAGGTAGAATATATCAATCGTTTTAGAACCTCTAAAGAGAAAACGGCTATTTATAAAGCCTTGGAAGCTGGTGATATTGATTTGTTAATTGGTACGCATGCCATCTTAAACAAAAAAGTCAAGTTTAAAGACTTGGGCTTGTTGATTGTAGATGAGGAGCAAAAGTTTGGTGTAGGGGCAAAAGAGAAACTGAGAAACATGCGTGTTAATGTAGATACATTAACCTTAACAGCAACACCTATTCCAAGAACATTGCAGTTTTCTTTGATGGCAGCTAGAGATTTGTCGGTTATCAATACGCCTCCACCTAATCGTCAACCTATCGAAACAGAAGTTCGAGTGTTTAGTGGCGATATGATAAAGGAAGCTATTGAGAATGAGGTCAATCGAGGTGGTCAAGTATTCTTTGTTCATAATAGAGTACAAAGTTTGGCGGATATGGCCTCTATGATAAAGCAATTGTGTCCGAATACAGATATTGCAATGGCACATGGCAAAATGGATGCGACAGCTTTGGAACAAACCCTGATGGATTTTATCAAAGGGTATTATGAGGTGTTGGTGTGTACCAATATTATTGAAACAGGATTGGATATTTCGAATGCTAATACCATTATTATTAATAATGCCCATCATTTTGGGTTAAGTGATTTGCATCAATTGCGTGGTCGGGTTGGGCGTTCTAACAAAAAAGCCTATTGCTATCTTTTAGCACCACCACTTTCTACATTGACTTCTGATGCAAGAAAACGACTGCAAGTAGTAGAGCAATTTTCGGAGCTGGGAAGCGGTTTTAATATTGCGATGAGAGACTTGGATATTCGGGGTGCAGGAAATATGTTGGGAGGAGAGCAAAGTGGTTTTGTTATGAATATGGGATATGAGACGTATCAAAAAATTCTAAATGAAGCGATCCAAGAGTTAAAGCAGACAGATTACAAGGATTTGTTCAAAGAAGAGTTAGAGCAAAAACGGGAGTTTGTACAAGATGTCAATATTGAATCTGATTTGGATTTAATGATTCCAGATGAGTATGTTGTCAGTATTCAAGAGCGATTGAGTTTGTATCAAGAGCTGAATAAAATAGAAAATGAAGCTGGTATTGCTAAGTTTAAAGCTATGTTGGAAGATCGGTTTGGGCAAATACCAAAAGCTGTCAACAATCTCTTTGAAGCTATTCGCATTCGTTGGAAAGCTAAGGGGCTAGGATTTGAACGAATTATGCTTAAAAATCGCAAGCTACGTTGCTATTTTTTGAGTGATCAACAGTCAAGCTTCTTTGATAGCGATTTCTTTGGAACTTTACTAGCTTACATTCAAAAAAAGAGCGATCATCGCTTCTTTTTGAAACAATCCACGCGTTATTTAATGTTGGTTTGTGAGAATGTCAAAAATTTTCAAGAAACCTACCAAATTTTGGAGCGTTTGGAGAAAGAGGTACTAGAGGTGGTTGAATTGAAGAAGGTGGAGTGA
- a CDS encoding 2,3,4,5-tetrahydropyridine-2,6-dicarboxylate N-succinyltransferase — protein sequence MSTLRESIEAAWLDRGLLKEAATQANIRKVLNLLDKGELRVAEPTEDGWKVNEWVKKAVVMYFPIQKMETIEVPPFEFHDKIPLKKNYAELGVRVVPHAIARHGAFVAPGVIMMPSYVNIGAYVDSGTMVDTWATVGSCAQIGKNVHLSGGVGIGGVLEPLQAAPVIVEDNCFIGSRCIVVEGVHIEKEAVLGANVTITQSTKIIDVSGSEPIIYKGRVPARSVVIPGSYTKKFPAGDYQVSCALIIGQRKESTNKKTSLNDALRDFDVAV from the coding sequence ATGAGTACATTAAGAGAATCAATAGAAGCCGCTTGGTTAGATCGAGGACTGTTGAAAGAGGCAGCAACACAAGCAAATATTCGTAAAGTATTAAATTTGTTAGACAAAGGGGAGCTTCGTGTCGCAGAACCGACAGAGGATGGATGGAAAGTCAATGAGTGGGTTAAAAAGGCTGTTGTTATGTATTTTCCTATTCAAAAAATGGAAACTATAGAGGTGCCACCTTTTGAGTTTCATGACAAAATTCCATTAAAGAAGAATTATGCAGAATTAGGGGTTAGAGTAGTGCCTCATGCGATAGCAAGACATGGCGCATTTGTAGCACCAGGTGTGATTATGATGCCAAGTTATGTGAATATTGGTGCATATGTAGATTCTGGAACAATGGTAGATACTTGGGCGACAGTTGGTTCTTGTGCTCAAATAGGCAAGAATGTGCACCTGAGTGGTGGTGTTGGAATTGGTGGCGTTTTAGAGCCTTTGCAAGCCGCACCTGTCATTGTTGAAGATAATTGTTTTATAGGATCACGATGTATTGTTGTAGAGGGCGTTCATATTGAAAAAGAGGCGGTTTTGGGAGCCAATGTCACGATTACTCAATCTACTAAAATTATTGATGTATCGGGAAGTGAACCTATTATATACAAAGGGCGTGTGCCTGCTCGTTCTGTTGTAATTCCTGGTAGTTACACTAAAAAATTCCCAGCAGGTGATTATCAAGTCTCTTGTGCTTTAATCATCGGACAAAGAAAAGAAAGTACCAATAAGAAAACTTCTCTAAATGATGCTTTAAGGGATTTTGACGTAGCTGTGTAG